In Emcibacteraceae bacterium, a single window of DNA contains:
- a CDS encoding bifunctional helix-turn-helix transcriptional regulator/GNAT family N-acetyltransferase, whose protein sequence is MSDELFLEIGIGTRCRRNFEYLSSEIDKIYKAEKVDMSGREFPIVYCVLKRGPLTIADIQQLSGLSHSAVSQTVKKLVTKDILFLEPGDDARSKIVALTDVGNRLMEKLNPIWSTAKDAMKTVLDECNTNILDALADYEAALAKKSFSQRYYEQKSEHSERKIEIIAYDVKYREYWRIINQKWIETLFEMEQEDIINLNDPEKYVLDKGGEIYFALLDGEPVGAIALKKFTPTRFELSKMGVLEEARGHGIGNLLVEKVLERFKARGGRELFLETNSSLVPAITLYKKYGFKEVPPPENTPYARADYFMELAEE, encoded by the coding sequence ATGAGCGATGAATTGTTTCTTGAAATTGGCATAGGAACCCGTTGCCGACGAAATTTTGAATATTTGTCATCGGAAATCGATAAAATCTATAAAGCAGAAAAAGTAGATATGAGCGGGCGAGAGTTCCCGATTGTTTATTGTGTTCTGAAACGTGGCCCGTTAACTATAGCAGACATTCAACAGCTTTCCGGTCTTTCACATTCAGCCGTCAGTCAAACAGTCAAAAAACTTGTTACCAAGGATATTCTATTTCTTGAACCGGGAGACGACGCCCGAAGTAAAATTGTAGCACTCACGGACGTCGGCAATAGACTTATGGAAAAACTTAATCCTATTTGGTCAACGGCTAAGGACGCGATGAAGACAGTATTGGATGAATGCAATACAAATATTCTGGATGCTCTTGCCGATTATGAAGCAGCACTTGCAAAAAAATCATTCTCACAAAGATATTATGAACAAAAATCTGAACACTCCGAGAGAAAAATAGAGATCATTGCCTATGATGTAAAATACCGCGAATATTGGCGTATCATTAATCAGAAATGGATAGAAACCCTGTTCGAAATGGAACAGGAAGACATCATAAATCTCAATGATCCGGAAAAATATGTTCTGGATAAGGGTGGGGAAATATATTTTGCACTGCTTGATGGGGAGCCGGTAGGGGCCATTGCCCTTAAAAAATTTACACCAACACGATTTGAATTAAGCAAAATGGGTGTTCTTGAGGAAGCACGTGGCCATGGCATTGGAAATCTTCTCGTTGAAAAAGTTCTTGAGCGATTTAAGGCAAGGGGAGGGAGAGAACTATTCCTTGAAACCAACTCAAGTTTGGTTCCTGCTATTACGCTTTATAAAAAATATGGTTTCAAGGAAGTGCCACCACCTGAAAATACGCCTTATGCCCGTGCAGATTATTTCATGGAGCTGGCGGAGGAGTAG
- a CDS encoding serine hydrolase translates to MNRICHKTRALIAALVCCLFHGTVWAKELKSSDIDAMVGEVMKTFSIPGMAIGIIQHGQVSHAKGYGVRSLNDGGAVDENTYFGIASNSKGFTATALALLVEEGKISWDDPVKNYLPDFEMWDPYITDHFMIRDLLSHHTGLPLGSGDLMWWPDANYSPQEVISKMRFLKPDREFRTTYAYNNLPFIVAGALIPAVTGQSYQDFLQKRIFDPLNMDRCTANTPIMANDPNVAEPHAILEAKLQQIKRYLQLDTVVGGAAAAGIECSVDDLLKWEKMHLEGGEPLMKKETHNALWQVNTAMDVTQDQINRDKTHFRGYGLGYNLNDYHGVKIISHGGALVGMYSYLAMIPELDFAIAIVTNQQSGDAYTVLKTMMINFVMDVKNTETPAEIHEKSEKARLTEVKRLSEIKESGNPPLPLNSYIGTYKDDWWDDIKITEHENGLYFTSIRSQSLRGKMVHFKENTFIVRWDDRTHEADSYVMFESDKNGKIAAFTMKALSNRTDFSYDFHHVHPIKQ, encoded by the coding sequence ATGAACAGAATATGCCATAAAACCAGGGCCTTAATCGCTGCGCTCGTATGTTGCCTTTTTCACGGCACAGTTTGGGCAAAGGAATTAAAATCATCCGATATTGATGCCATGGTTGGCGAAGTGATGAAGACATTTTCCATACCCGGCATGGCCATCGGCATTATTCAGCATGGTCAGGTAAGCCATGCAAAAGGCTATGGTGTCAGATCCCTTAATGATGGCGGCGCCGTCGATGAAAACACCTATTTCGGGATTGCCTCGAACAGTAAAGGCTTTACCGCCACGGCCCTTGCCCTACTGGTCGAAGAAGGAAAAATAAGCTGGGACGACCCTGTTAAAAATTATCTGCCGGATTTTGAAATGTGGGATCCATATATCACGGATCATTTTATGATACGTGACCTGCTATCCCATCATACTGGTTTGCCGCTGGGCTCTGGCGATCTTATGTGGTGGCCGGATGCCAATTATTCCCCGCAGGAAGTCATTTCAAAAATGCGGTTCTTGAAGCCGGACCGTGAATTTCGCACGACTTATGCCTATAACAACCTGCCCTTTATTGTGGCCGGTGCCCTTATTCCGGCGGTGACTGGTCAGTCCTATCAGGATTTTCTGCAAAAGCGTATTTTTGACCCGCTTAATATGGACCGCTGCACCGCCAATACACCAATAATGGCCAATGATCCCAATGTGGCCGAACCCCATGCAATTCTTGAAGCAAAACTGCAGCAGATCAAAAGATATCTTCAGCTTGACACTGTCGTAGGCGGCGCCGCAGCAGCAGGTATTGAATGCTCGGTCGATGATCTTCTCAAGTGGGAAAAAATGCATCTTGAAGGTGGCGAGCCCCTTATGAAAAAAGAAACCCATAACGCCCTTTGGCAGGTCAATACCGCCATGGATGTTACGCAGGATCAGATCAATCGCGATAAAACCCATTTTCGTGGATATGGTCTTGGCTATAATCTGAATGACTATCACGGTGTTAAAATAATTTCCCATGGCGGCGCACTGGTCGGAATGTATTCCTATCTGGCAATGATCCCGGAACTTGATTTTGCCATTGCCATCGTTACCAATCAGCAATCCGGCGATGCCTATACTGTCTTAAAGACCATGATGATTAATTTTGTCATGGATGTGAAAAATACTGAAACACCGGCAGAAATTCATGAAAAAAGCGAAAAAGCCCGTCTGACTGAAGTTAAAAGACTGTCTGAAATTAAGGAAAGCGGCAATCCTCCACTGCCTTTAAATTCTTATATTGGTACTTATAAGGATGACTGGTGGGATGATATTAAAATTACAGAACATGAAAACGGTCTTTATTTTACCTCAATACGCTCACAGTCACTTCGCGGCAAAATGGTCCATTTTAAGGAAAATACCTTCATTGTCCGCTGGGATGATCGCACCCATGAAGCCGACAGTTATGTCATGTTTGAGAGTGATAAAAATGGAAAAATTGCCGCCTTTACCATGAAAGCCCTGTCAAACCGGACTGATTTCAGCTATGATTTTCATCATGTTCACCCAATAAAACAATAA
- a CDS encoding YbaN family protein, with the protein MKDKTKRLLYLGFGWLMFAVGFIGAFLPGLPTTVFMIIALWSFSKGSETMHHWLYHHPRFGPALRDWDKYRMIPIKAKITAYVMMSLSAIYMTFFADINPILLICAFGMMLWGAIYIMIKPSRPSEEIEPETQEQTEQQNEKSDSELNQPFSAGNPEEPTTPPPAP; encoded by the coding sequence GTGAAAGACAAAACAAAAAGGCTTCTCTATCTTGGTTTTGGATGGCTGATGTTTGCTGTCGGCTTTATCGGCGCTTTCCTGCCTGGCCTGCCGACGACTGTCTTCATGATCATCGCCCTTTGGAGCTTTTCCAAAGGCTCTGAAACCATGCATCACTGGCTTTATCATCATCCGCGGTTCGGCCCTGCCCTTCGTGACTGGGATAAATATCGGATGATCCCGATAAAAGCAAAAATTACCGCCTATGTTATGATGAGCCTGAGTGCAATTTATATGACATTCTTTGCTGATATTAATCCGATTTTACTGATTTGTGCTTTTGGCATGATGCTCTGGGGGGCCATTTATATTATGATTAAACCCAGCCGGCCATCAGAAGAAATAGAGCCTGAAACGCAGGAGCAGACTGAACAACAGAACGAAAAATCAGATAGTGAATTAAATCAGCCTTTTTCAGCCGGCAATCCGGAAGAGCCGACTACTCCTCCGCCAGCTCCATGA